From one Amycolatopsis sp. FDAARGOS 1241 genomic stretch:
- a CDS encoding GrpB family protein: protein MPATSQPPHSDEEIQNAWVDEAPRLDSTVHLAEYDPRWPALFEGEAERIRAALGERVLLLEHVGSTSVPGLAAKPIIDILLEVPDSDDEPAYLPALEAAGYRLVIREPEWEKHRALSGSDPRVNLHVHSPGNGQTERYLLFRDRLRAHPEELATYLAKKRELAAKTWRYIQNYADAKSEVIDEIIARARAAQYDEFSQAYADHAAKSVTNALYDRPAIVELAGDVAGKRVLDAGCAAGHLSALLAARGADVLGLDVSQGLISLARKEFGAVAEFEVADLAQPLSLEDSSVDVVTASLVLHYLADFGPALREFHRVLRPGGLLVFSVHHPGEDWHWFDRENYFETELLDDEFPLGSYRQRVQFYRRPLSETFDAVRDAGFTVDRLVEPQPVAEADEADPRVARLLRTKPRFLYFRCVAGEQ from the coding sequence ATGCCGGCCACCAGCCAGCCGCCGCACAGCGACGAGGAGATCCAGAACGCGTGGGTCGACGAAGCACCCCGGCTCGACAGTACGGTGCACCTCGCCGAGTACGACCCGCGGTGGCCCGCGTTGTTCGAGGGTGAAGCCGAGCGCATCCGCGCCGCGCTGGGGGAGCGGGTGCTGCTGCTCGAACACGTCGGGTCCACGTCGGTGCCCGGCCTCGCCGCCAAGCCGATCATCGACATCCTGCTGGAGGTCCCGGATTCCGACGACGAACCCGCCTACCTCCCGGCGCTGGAAGCGGCGGGCTATCGGCTGGTGATCCGCGAACCCGAGTGGGAGAAACACCGTGCCTTGTCCGGTTCGGACCCGCGGGTGAACCTCCACGTGCACTCGCCGGGCAACGGCCAGACCGAGCGCTACCTGCTCTTCCGCGACCGGCTTCGCGCCCACCCCGAAGAACTGGCCACCTACCTCGCCAAGAAGCGTGAGCTGGCCGCGAAAACATGGCGCTACATCCAGAACTACGCCGACGCGAAGTCCGAAGTGATCGACGAGATCATCGCCCGCGCCCGCGCCGCGCAGTACGACGAGTTCAGCCAGGCGTACGCCGACCACGCGGCGAAGAGCGTGACGAACGCCCTCTACGACCGGCCGGCGATCGTCGAGCTGGCCGGCGACGTCGCGGGCAAGCGCGTGCTCGACGCCGGTTGCGCGGCCGGGCACCTCAGTGCGCTGCTGGCCGCGCGCGGCGCGGACGTGCTGGGCCTCGACGTGAGCCAGGGCCTGATCTCGCTGGCCCGCAAGGAATTCGGGGCCGTCGCGGAGTTCGAGGTCGCCGACCTGGCGCAGCCACTGTCCCTTGAGGACAGTTCCGTCGATGTCGTCACGGCGTCCCTCGTGTTGCACTACCTGGCGGATTTCGGTCCGGCGCTGCGCGAATTCCACCGCGTGCTGCGCCCGGGCGGGCTGCTCGTGTTCTCCGTGCACCACCCCGGTGAGGACTGGCACTGGTTCGACCGCGAGAACTACTTCGAGACCGAGCTGCTCGACGACGAGTTCCCGCTCGGGTCGTACCGACAGCGCGTGCAGTTCTACCGGCGGCCGCTCAGCGAGACGTTCGACGCGGTGCGCGACGCCGGGTTCACCGTCGACCGGCTGGTGGAACCGCAACCGGTGGCCGAAGCGGACGAAGCGGATCCGCGGGTCGCGCGGTTGCTGCGGACGAAGCCGCGGTTCCTCTACTTCCGTTGTGTGGCAGGAGAACAGTGA